One window of Nicotiana tomentosiformis chromosome 11, ASM39032v3, whole genome shotgun sequence genomic DNA carries:
- the LOC138901968 gene encoding uncharacterized protein yields MRDIIQLLTRLVVTQARCQEVGISHIDRAISVRVLDFINLDPPVFTGAHPNKDPQTFIDRMQRTLRVMKATATESVELAFYRLRDVVVNWYESWELSRGEDAPPTVWQEFTGAFLCHYLPPELTRARVDRFLTLQQDNMSVRENNLQFDSLARYAPTIVANMEDRVHRFVMGLEPHLLNDCMSVSLQPGIDISHIRHTLRV; encoded by the coding sequence ATGAGAGAtattattcagctattgactcgattagtggtCACACAGGCTCGATGCCAGGAGGTAGGTATCAGTCATATAGATAGGGCCATAAGTGTGAGGGTTCtcgatttcattaatttggaccctcccgTATTCACTGGAGCACATCCAAATAAGGACCCTCAGACATTTATTGATAGGATGCAGagaactttgagggtaatgaaggccactgcgactgagtcagttgagctagcattttatagacttcgggatgttgttgttaattggtacgagtcttgggagttgtccagaggtgaggatgcccctccaaCAGTATGGCAAGAGTTTACAGGGGCTTTTCTTTgtcattatttgccaccagagcttacacgggccagagttgataggttcttgacccttcagcaggataatatgagtgttcgggagaaCAACCTTCaatttgattctttggctaggtatgctcccactattgtagctaatatggaggatcgggttcatcggttcgtgatggggttagaGCCGCACCTGCTTAATGATTGTATGTCAgtctcacttcagccaggcaTAGATATTTCTCATATCAGGCATActctcagggtgtag